The segment ACATTTCTCATTTCATCTTAACAAATTTGCCGGAAAAGGAGTAGGAGAAGAATACGCGGGCAATTTATGATAAAATACGGATGGAAGCAATTGAAAAGGAAGGGTGCTTGCAGTGTATTTTGTCGATCGGGAACATATTGAACATACATTGATTTATATGGAAAAACAGCTTGGATTGTTTGAACAAGTGAAAAATAGCAGCAGTGAAATTGAAAAGGCTGCATTTGAAAGAGCAGCGCATACGATCATCGAATGTATCCTGGATGCAGGGAATTCCATGATTGATGGGTTCATCATGCGCGACCCGGGTAGCTATGAAGATATTGTCGACATCCTAGAAGATGAAAAAGTTATTACAAAGGATATGCAGGATGGCTTGGTAAAAGTTGTAGGATGCCGCAAAATGCTTGTACAGCAATATACCGATATGGACCATGAGAAAGTTGAGCGGATTTTCACCAAAGAGTTTTCATCCCTTCAAAATTTCGCTGATTGCGTTCGAAGCTATCTTACCAATGAAC is part of the Falsibacillus pallidus genome and harbors:
- a CDS encoding DUF86 domain-containing protein — encoded protein: MYFVDREHIEHTLIYMEKQLGLFEQVKNSSSEIEKAAFERAAHTIIECILDAGNSMIDGFIMRDPGSYEDIVDILEDEKVITKDMQDGLVKVVGCRKMLVQQYTDMDHEKVERIFTKEFSSLQNFADCVRSYLTNELGPVSAFKN